A portion of the Archocentrus centrarchus isolate MPI-CPG fArcCen1 chromosome 19, fArcCen1, whole genome shotgun sequence genome contains these proteins:
- the LOC115797758 gene encoding NHL repeat-containing protein 3, producing MKYTPAAKPPMLMKKRSHTCLIASSMASLVLLMMVLYGTMSSQQPGGSSLRHDYQLLGRPLYKLDLSWPKNPELFTGEVFGVAVNQYAGVVYVAQRGDNVPKVLVFTTDGDFLMSWNTTTLEMPHGIFLADAASSNPTVWITDVGNGPYGHCIKQYSPSGKMLQVLGTPGKAGSGLDPLQFDQPAEIFVHNSGEIYIVDGDGGMNNRLIKLSKELQVMWMHGEKGQGLAQFYIPHSVTVDTAQRVWVADRGNKRIQVFNSVTGDWLGTWGSCFTEDAPYSVRLTPDKKYFVVIQLNTNQISLLDAPPVGVIGQCRVVSVIQLADDVKPHLVDLDLKTGALYVAEIGAQQAQKFTPFSLGGKLL from the exons ATGAAGTATACGCCAGCAGCTAAACCACCGATGCTGATGAAAAAGAGAAGTCATACGTGTTTGATAGCTTCCAGTATGGCGTCTTTAGTATTGCTCATGATGGTGCTTTACGGTACCATGAGCAGTCAGCAACCGGGCGGCTCCAGCCTCAGACACGACTACCAGCTGCTGGGCAGACCCCTGTACAAGCTAGATCTGAGCTGGCCCAAGAACCCGGAACTCTTCACTGGAGAGGTGTTTGGAGTAGCAGTCAACCAGTATGCTGGTGTGGTGTATGTGGCTCAGAGAG GTGACAATGTTCCCAAGGTGCTGGTGTTCACTACAGATGGAGATTTCCTCATGTCCTGGAACACAACCACTCTGGAGATGCCTCATGGAATATTTTTAGCAGATGCAGCTTCATCAAACCCCACTGTGTGGATCACAGATGTAGGCAATGGCCCGTATGGTCATTGCATCAAACAGTACTCACCATCAGGGAAGATGCTACAG GTGCTTGGAACGCCAGGGAAAGCAGGTTCTGGATTGGATCCCCTACAATTTGATCAGCCAGCTGAGATCTTTGTCCACAACTCTGGGGAAATTTACATCGTGGATGGTGATGGGGGGATGAACAACCGCCTCATTAAGCTGTCCAAAGAGCTGCAGGTAATGTGGATGCATGGAGAGAAAGGACAAGGGCTAGCTCAGTTCTACATCCCCCACAGCGTGACCGTGGACACAGCTCAGAGGGTCTGGGTGGCTGACAGAGGCAACAAGAGGATCCAGGTTTTTAATTCTGTCACTGGGGACTGGCTGGGAACATGGGGAAGCTGCTTCACTGAGGATGCACCTTATTCTGTTCGGCTTACCCCAGACAAGAAATACTTTGTTGTCATCCAGCTCAACACCAATCAGATTTCGCTGCTGGATGCACCACCTGTAGGTGTGATTGGCCAATGCAGAGTAGTCAGTGTGATTCAGCTGGCTGACGATGTGAAGCCGCACTTGGTAGACCTAGACCTGAAGACTGGGGCTCTGTACGTGGCTGAGATTGGCGCCCAACAAGCCCAGAAGTTCACCCCCTTTAGTCTGGGTGGAAAATTGCTGTAG